From the genome of Rhizobium binae, one region includes:
- a CDS encoding AprI/Inh family metalloprotease inhibitor, translated as MIRFMLRLTIPAAALLACGPAGAQDIDPDILTAQAGTFLVAPEDGRAGCRLTLETDLAIGGYSLSGQDSCSKPLPALAEAASWNFDGNGGLIMMDPTRRVIARFVENEGSPMKTEDKTPLLLVSAPDGIDRLPTFSSLAGTWVMQRPEGEKLCSMTFEGTANADGNAPLSPSGDCTANVARLKLAIWRIDGFGLTLMSHDGSSVGFRMRADGNFDKSREEGGKPLSLIRRDPH; from the coding sequence ATGATTCGTTTCATGCTTCGGCTCACAATTCCGGCAGCCGCGCTGCTGGCCTGCGGTCCGGCCGGCGCGCAGGACATCGATCCCGATATTCTCACGGCGCAAGCGGGAACCTTTCTGGTCGCGCCCGAAGACGGACGCGCCGGATGCCGGCTGACGCTCGAAACCGATCTGGCGATCGGCGGTTATTCGCTCTCGGGCCAAGATAGCTGTTCCAAGCCGCTGCCGGCGCTTGCCGAAGCCGCTTCCTGGAATTTCGACGGCAATGGCGGCCTCATCATGATGGATCCAACGCGCAGGGTCATCGCCCGTTTCGTCGAGAATGAGGGCTCGCCGATGAAGACCGAAGACAAAACGCCGCTCCTGCTGGTCTCGGCTCCCGACGGAATCGATCGCCTGCCGACTTTCAGCAGCCTTGCCGGGACATGGGTGATGCAAAGACCGGAGGGCGAAAAGCTTTGCAGCATGACATTCGAAGGAACTGCGAATGCGGACGGCAATGCGCCGTTGTCACCCTCCGGAGACTGCACCGCCAATGTCGCCCGACTGAAACTCGCCATCTGGCGTATCGACGGTTTCGGTCTGACGCTGATGAGTCATGACGGGTCGTCAGTTGGCTTCCGGATGCGCGCCGACGGCAATTTCGACAAGTCCCGGGAAGAAGGCGGCAAGCCGCTTTCACTCATACGCCGCGACCCGCATTAG
- the secE gene encoding preprotein translocase subunit SecE codes for MASKSNPFAFLQQVRSETSKVTWPSRRETMISTVMVLVMVVFAALFFFAADQLIGWVLSFVLNTGN; via the coding sequence ATGGCATCCAAATCCAATCCATTCGCGTTTCTGCAGCAGGTTCGCTCCGAGACGTCCAAGGTCACATGGCCGTCGCGCCGCGAGACGATGATCTCGACGGTCATGGTGCTGGTGATGGTGGTTTTCGCCGCGCTGTTTTTCTTCGCCGCTGACCAGCTGATCGGCTGGGTTCTGAGCTTCGTGCTCAATACCGGCAACTGA
- the tuf gene encoding elongation factor Tu: MAKSKFERNKPHVNIGTIGHVDHGKTSLTAAITKYFGEFKAYDQIDAAPEEKARGITISTAHVEYETANRHYAHVDCPGHADYVKNMITGAAQMDGAILVCSAADGPMPQTREHILLARQVGVPAIVVFLNKVDQVDDAELLELVELEVRELLSSYDFPGDDIPVIKGSALAALEDSDKKIGEDAIRELMAAVDSYIPTPERPIDQPFLMPIEDVFSISGRGTVVTGRVERGIVKVGEEVEIVGIRPTSKTTVTGVEMFRKLLDQGQAGDNIGALVRGVNRDGVERGQILCKPGSVKPHKKFMAEAYILTKEEGGRHTPFFTNYRPQFYFRTTDVTGIVTLPEGTEMVMPGDNVTVAVELIVPIAMEEKLRFAIREGGRTVGAGIVASIVE; encoded by the coding sequence ATGGCAAAGAGTAAGTTTGAGCGCAACAAGCCGCACGTCAACATTGGCACGATCGGCCACGTTGACCACGGCAAGACGTCTCTGACGGCAGCGATCACGAAGTACTTCGGTGAGTTCAAGGCGTACGACCAGATCGACGCGGCTCCGGAAGAGAAGGCGCGCGGCATCACGATCTCGACGGCGCACGTCGAATATGAGACGGCGAACCGCCACTACGCGCACGTCGACTGCCCCGGCCATGCCGACTACGTGAAGAACATGATCACCGGTGCTGCGCAGATGGACGGCGCGATCCTGGTTTGCTCGGCGGCCGACGGCCCGATGCCGCAGACGCGCGAGCATATCCTGCTGGCCCGCCAGGTCGGCGTTCCGGCGATCGTGGTGTTCCTGAACAAGGTCGACCAGGTTGACGACGCCGAACTGCTCGAGCTGGTTGAGCTCGAAGTTCGCGAACTGCTGTCGTCCTACGACTTCCCGGGCGATGACATTCCGGTCATCAAGGGTTCGGCGCTTGCTGCTCTTGAAGATAGCGACAAGAAGATCGGCGAAGACGCGATCCGCGAGCTGATGGCAGCGGTCGACTCCTACATCCCGACGCCTGAGCGTCCGATCGACCAGCCGTTCCTGATGCCGATCGAAGACGTGTTCTCGATCTCCGGCCGCGGCACGGTCGTGACCGGCCGCGTCGAGCGTGGCATTGTCAAGGTTGGCGAAGAAGTCGAGATCGTCGGCATCCGTCCGACCTCGAAGACGACGGTGACCGGCGTTGAAATGTTCCGCAAGCTGCTCGACCAGGGCCAGGCCGGCGACAACATCGGCGCACTGGTTCGCGGTGTGAACCGTGACGGCGTCGAGCGTGGCCAGATCCTGTGCAAGCCGGGTTCGGTCAAGCCGCACAAGAAGTTCATGGCAGAAGCCTACATCCTGACGAAGGAAGAGGGCGGCCGTCATACGCCGTTCTTCACCAACTATCGTCCGCAGTTCTACTTCCGCACGACGGACGTGACCGGCATCGTCACGCTGCCGGAAGGCACGGAAATGGTCATGCCGGGCGACAACGTCACGGTTGCCGTCGAGCTGATCGTTCCGATCGCGATGGAAGAAAAGCTGCGCTTCGCCATCCGCGAAGGCGGCCGCACCGTCGGCGCCGGTATCGTCGCCTCGATCGTCGAGTAA
- the rplL gene encoding 50S ribosomal protein L7/L12 translates to MADLAKIVEDLSSLTVLEAAELSKLLEEKWGVSAAAPVAVAAAAGGAGAAAPVEEEKTEFDVILTDAGANKINVIKEVRAITGLGLKEAKDLVEGAPKAVKEGVSKAEAADIKKKLEDAGAKADVK, encoded by the coding sequence ATGGCTGATCTCGCAAAGATCGTTGAAGACCTCTCCTCGCTGACCGTTCTGGAAGCTGCAGAACTGTCTAAGCTCCTCGAAGAAAAGTGGGGCGTTTCCGCTGCTGCTCCGGTAGCCGTTGCTGCCGCTGCCGGTGGTGCAGGTGCTGCTGCTCCGGTCGAGGAAGAAAAGACCGAGTTCGACGTCATCCTCACGGATGCCGGCGCCAACAAGATCAACGTCATCAAGGAAGTCCGCGCCATCACCGGCCTCGGCCTCAAGGAAGCCAAGGACCTCGTCGAAGGCGCTCCGAAGGCTGTCAAGGAAGGCGTTTCCAAGGCTGAAGCCGCTGACATCAAGAAGAAGCTCGAAGACGCTGGCGCCAAGGCCGACGTTAAGTAA
- the rplJ gene encoding 50S ribosomal protein L10, translating to MERAEKREFVTELNEVFKASGSVVVAHYAGATVAQMNDFRSKMRAAGGTVKVAKNRLAKIALQGTEAEGMSNLFKGQTLIAYSNDPITAPKVVMDFAKTNDKIVVLGGAMGTTTLNAEAVKSLATLPSLDELRAKLLGMIQTPATRIAGVVAAPASQLARVFSAYAKKDEAA from the coding sequence GTGGAAAGAGCGGAAAAACGCGAATTCGTCACGGAACTGAACGAAGTCTTCAAGGCTTCGGGCTCGGTTGTCGTGGCCCACTATGCTGGTGCCACAGTCGCACAGATGAACGATTTTCGTTCGAAGATGCGTGCAGCTGGCGGTACCGTCAAAGTCGCGAAGAACCGCCTGGCCAAAATTGCCCTTCAGGGTACGGAAGCGGAAGGGATGTCGAATCTCTTCAAGGGTCAGACGCTGATTGCATACAGCAACGATCCGATCACCGCTCCGAAGGTCGTCATGGATTTCGCCAAGACCAACGACAAGATCGTGGTCCTCGGCGGCGCCATGGGAACAACCACGCTCAACGCCGAAGCAGTCAAGTCGCTTGCGACCCTGCCTTCGCTTGATGAGCTGCGTGCGAAGCTGCTGGGCATGATCCAGACACCGGCTACCCGCATCGCTGGGGTTGTTGCCGCACCGGCAAGCCAGCTTGCCCGCGTGTTTTCGGCCTACGCCAAGAAGGACGAAGCCGCTTAA
- the rplA gene encoding 50S ribosomal protein L1 yields the protein MAGKRTRKINEGVDPTKLYALTQAIGMVKERAVAKFDETIEVSMNLGVDPRHADQMVRGVVNLPNGTGRTVRVAVFARGAKADEAKAAGADIVGAEDLVEIVQGGKIEFDRCIATPDMMPLVGRLGKVLGPRGMMPNPKVGTVTMDVAGAVKASKGGAVEFRVEKAGIVHAGIGKASFDAKALEENIRAFADAVIKAKPAGAKGNYVKRVAISSTMGPGVKIEVGSVTAAPTA from the coding sequence ATGGCTGGCAAGCGCACTCGCAAGATCAACGAAGGTGTTGATCCCACCAAGCTCTACGCTCTGACCCAGGCCATTGGCATGGTCAAGGAACGGGCTGTCGCCAAGTTCGACGAAACCATCGAAGTCTCGATGAACCTCGGCGTCGACCCGCGTCATGCGGACCAGATGGTTCGCGGCGTCGTCAACCTGCCGAACGGCACGGGCCGCACGGTTCGCGTCGCAGTCTTTGCTCGTGGCGCCAAGGCTGATGAAGCCAAGGCCGCCGGTGCCGATATCGTCGGCGCCGAAGACCTCGTCGAAATCGTCCAGGGCGGCAAGATCGAATTCGATCGCTGCATCGCCACCCCCGACATGATGCCGCTCGTCGGCCGTCTCGGTAAGGTTCTCGGCCCGCGCGGCATGATGCCGAACCCGAAGGTCGGCACCGTCACCATGGACGTCGCCGGAGCCGTCAAGGCTTCCAAGGGCGGCGCTGTCGAGTTCCGCGTCGAGAAGGCTGGTATCGTCCATGCCGGTATCGGCAAGGCCTCTTTCGACGCCAAGGCTCTGGAAGAAAACATCCGCGCCTTCGCCGACGCCGTCATCAAGGCAAAGCCGGCAGGCGCCAAGGGCAACTACGTCAAGCGCGTGGCGATTTCCTCGACCATGGGCCCGGGCGTCAAGATCGAAGTCGGCTCGGTCACCGCAGCACCGACTGCATAA
- a CDS encoding NAD-dependent epimerase/dehydratase family protein, translating into MKKRILFTGGSGKAGRHAVPWLVKSGYEVHNLDLVPLDSPGVTNLIADITDSGQVFNALSMHRDLPDLDAGRGVQPFDAVVHFAAIPRILIKPDNETFRINTMGTYNVIEAAVKLGIRKIIVASSETTYGVCFAEGHRDFHQFPLEEDYDVNPMDSYGLSKVVNEKTARAFAERSGFDIYALRIGNVIEPHEYERFPTYFANPEMRKRIAWSYIDARDLGQICHLCIEKDGLGYQVFNAANDTVSANTPSRELAKQFFPNVPFTREIGEFEGLLSNRKIREVLGFKEEHDWRKYVKV; encoded by the coding sequence ATGAAAAAGCGGATCCTGTTCACAGGTGGTTCGGGCAAGGCGGGGCGTCATGCCGTGCCATGGCTTGTCAAATCAGGTTACGAAGTGCACAACCTCGATCTCGTGCCCTTGGACAGCCCCGGCGTCACCAATCTCATCGCCGATATCACCGATAGCGGCCAGGTCTTCAACGCCTTGTCGATGCATCGCGATTTGCCTGATCTCGATGCAGGCAGGGGCGTTCAGCCATTCGATGCGGTTGTGCATTTCGCTGCCATCCCCCGCATCTTGATCAAGCCCGACAACGAGACCTTTCGCATCAACACGATGGGCACCTACAATGTCATCGAGGCGGCGGTGAAGCTCGGCATCCGCAAGATCATCGTCGCTTCGAGCGAGACGACCTACGGTGTCTGTTTCGCCGAAGGCCATCGCGACTTCCACCAGTTCCCGCTGGAAGAGGATTACGACGTCAATCCGATGGATTCCTACGGCCTTTCCAAGGTAGTCAACGAAAAGACCGCGCGCGCCTTTGCCGAGCGTTCGGGCTTCGACATCTATGCGCTGCGCATCGGCAACGTCATTGAGCCGCACGAATATGAGAGGTTCCCGACTTATTTCGCCAATCCCGAGATGCGCAAGCGAATCGCCTGGAGTTATATCGACGCCCGCGACCTCGGCCAGATCTGCCATCTCTGCATCGAGAAGGACGGTCTCGGCTATCAGGTCTTCAATGCCGCCAACGATACGGTTTCGGCCAATACGCCGTCGAGGGAGCTGGCGAAGCAATTCTTCCCGAACGTACCCTTCACCCGCGAAATCGGCGAGTTTGAGGGGCTGCTTTCCAACCGCAAGATTCGCGAAGTGCTGGGCTTCAAGGAGGAGCACGACTGGCGGAAATATGTGAAGGTCTGA
- the nusG gene encoding transcription termination/antitermination protein NusG: MAARWYIVHAYSNFEKKVAEDIENKARQKGLEHLFEKILVPTEKVVEVRRGRKVDSERKFFPGYVLVRANLTDEAYHLIKNTPKVTGFLGSDNKPVPIPDYEAERILGQVQEGVERPKASITFEIGEQVRVSDGPFASFNGTVQDVDEERSRLKVEVSIFGRATPVELEYAQVEKV, from the coding sequence ATGGCGGCACGTTGGTACATCGTCCACGCGTATTCCAATTTTGAAAAGAAGGTGGCTGAGGACATCGAGAACAAAGCTCGCCAGAAGGGGCTTGAGCACCTGTTCGAAAAGATCCTCGTGCCGACCGAAAAGGTGGTAGAAGTGCGTCGCGGCCGCAAGGTCGACAGCGAGCGCAAGTTCTTCCCGGGTTATGTGCTTGTCCGCGCCAATCTGACGGATGAAGCCTACCACCTGATCAAGAATACGCCGAAGGTCACCGGCTTCCTCGGCTCCGACAATAAGCCCGTTCCGATTCCTGATTATGAAGCCGAGCGCATTCTCGGTCAGGTCCAGGAAGGCGTCGAGCGGCCGAAGGCGTCGATCACCTTCGAGATCGGCGAACAGGTCCGCGTTTCCGACGGCCCGTTCGCTTCGTTCAATGGCACGGTTCAGGATGTGGACGAAGAGCGTTCGCGCCTGAAGGTTGAAGTGTCGATCTTCGGTCGCGCAACGCCGGTCGAACTGGAATACGCTCAGGTCGAGAAGGTCTGA
- the rlmB gene encoding 23S rRNA (guanosine(2251)-2'-O)-methyltransferase RlmB, giving the protein MSKDKKSGGKSAADPSAKDTHYANLRRAHRDAKRERGEIPTPQPQKRKRGAEDWKPPALAPDQVYLYGLHTVRAALDNPERKKIKLSVTQNALARLEIDVETLSIPFEIVSPHEIDKVLGPEAIHQGVMLETRPLPMRRLEALKDSPLLLVLDQVTDPHNVGAIMRSAVAFNAGAVITTQRHSPTESGVLAKSASGALELIPYIQLTNLADALGELHKLGFATIGLDSEGPAPLEGTFSGDKVALVLGSEGKGLRQKTRETVTALARLDMPGAIKSLNVSNAAAIALYAARLYLKA; this is encoded by the coding sequence ATGAGCAAAGACAAGAAATCCGGCGGCAAATCCGCAGCAGACCCATCCGCAAAGGATACGCATTACGCCAATCTCAGGCGTGCGCACCGTGACGCCAAGCGCGAACGCGGCGAGATCCCGACACCTCAGCCGCAGAAGCGCAAGCGTGGGGCCGAGGATTGGAAGCCGCCGGCGCTGGCGCCCGACCAGGTCTATCTCTATGGCCTGCATACGGTGCGCGCAGCGCTCGACAATCCCGAGCGCAAGAAGATCAAACTCTCCGTGACGCAGAACGCGCTCGCGCGGCTTGAAATCGACGTCGAGACGCTCAGCATTCCCTTCGAGATCGTCTCGCCGCACGAGATCGACAAGGTGCTCGGCCCCGAGGCGATCCATCAGGGGGTCATGCTGGAGACGCGACCGCTGCCGATGCGCCGGCTCGAAGCGCTGAAGGACAGCCCTCTCCTGCTGGTGCTCGACCAGGTCACCGATCCACACAATGTCGGCGCGATCATGCGCTCGGCGGTCGCCTTCAATGCCGGGGCGGTGATTACCACCCAGAGACATAGCCCAACCGAATCCGGCGTGCTGGCCAAATCCGCCTCCGGCGCTCTGGAACTGATCCCTTATATACAGCTCACCAATCTCGCCGATGCGCTCGGCGAATTGCACAAGCTCGGCTTCGCCACCATCGGCCTCGATTCGGAAGGGCCGGCGCCGCTCGAAGGCACGTTTTCGGGCGACAAGGTGGCACTGGTGCTCGGCTCGGAGGGCAAGGGACTCCGGCAGAAAACACGCGAGACCGTGACCGCGCTTGCCCGCCTCGACATGCCGGGCGCGATCAAATCGCTGAACGTTTCGAACGCGGCGGCGATCGCGCTTTATGCGGCGCGGCTTTACTTAAAGGCATAG
- a CDS encoding NAD kinase encodes MGRSFQTLSFIASPSMEALAAREELIRIYGDVPQDKADVIVALGGDGFMLQTLHSTMNSGKLVYGMNRGSVGFLMNDYSTERLQERICVAVENAFRPLKMTTANADGTNSTALAINEVYLFRQSYQAANLRVVVDGHVRLEELICDGLMVATPAGSTAYNLSAHGPILPLEAPLLAMTPVSAFRPRRWRGALLPNKVTVDIDVLEPVKRPVNAVADNTEVKSVLHVRIAQSEHMTARILSDPDRSWSDRILAEQFKD; translated from the coding sequence ATGGGCCGTTCATTTCAGACGCTTTCGTTTATCGCCTCGCCGTCGATGGAGGCGCTCGCCGCGCGCGAAGAGCTGATTCGCATCTATGGCGACGTGCCGCAGGACAAGGCGGACGTTATCGTCGCGCTCGGCGGCGACGGGTTTATGCTGCAGACGCTGCACAGCACCATGAACTCCGGCAAGCTGGTCTACGGGATGAATCGCGGATCTGTCGGCTTCCTGATGAACGATTACAGCACTGAGCGGCTTCAGGAGCGCATCTGCGTCGCCGTCGAAAACGCCTTCCGGCCGCTGAAGATGACGACGGCCAATGCCGACGGCACCAATTCGACGGCTCTTGCCATCAATGAGGTCTATCTGTTCCGCCAGTCTTATCAGGCCGCCAATCTCAGAGTCGTGGTCGACGGGCACGTGCGACTGGAGGAGTTGATCTGCGACGGGCTGATGGTGGCCACCCCAGCCGGATCGACGGCCTATAATCTTTCCGCCCATGGCCCGATCCTGCCGCTCGAGGCGCCGCTGCTCGCCATGACGCCGGTCAGCGCTTTCAGGCCGCGGCGCTGGAGGGGGGCTCTGCTTCCGAACAAGGTGACCGTGGATATCGACGTGCTCGAGCCGGTGAAGCGGCCGGTGAATGCGGTGGCCGACAATACCGAGGTCAAATCGGTGCTGCATGTCCGCATCGCCCAGTCGGAGCATATGACGGCGCGCATCCTCTCCGATCCCGACCGCTCCTGGTCCGACCGTATTCTCGCCGAGCAGTTCAAGGATTGA
- the rplK gene encoding 50S ribosomal protein L11: protein MAKKVAGQLKLQVKAGSANPSPPIGPALGQRGINIMEFCKAFNAATQEMEKGMPIPVVITYYQDKSFTFAMKQPPVSYWLKKEAKITSGSKTPGKGAKAGSLTKAQIKSIAEAKMKDLNAADIEGAMAMIEGSARAMGLEVVG, encoded by the coding sequence ATGGCTAAGAAAGTTGCAGGCCAGCTCAAGCTTCAGGTCAAGGCAGGATCGGCAAACCCGTCCCCGCCGATTGGTCCGGCGCTTGGTCAGCGTGGCATTAACATCATGGAATTCTGCAAGGCGTTCAATGCCGCCACGCAGGAAATGGAAAAGGGTATGCCGATTCCGGTCGTCATCACCTATTACCAGGACAAGTCCTTCACCTTCGCTATGAAGCAGCCTCCGGTCAGCTACTGGCTGAAGAAGGAAGCGAAGATCACGTCCGGTTCCAAGACGCCCGGCAAGGGCGCCAAGGCGGGCTCCCTCACTAAGGCTCAGATCAAGTCGATCGCAGAAGCCAAGATGAAGGATCTGAATGCAGCGGATATCGAAGGTGCAATGGCGATGATCGAGGGCTCTGCCCGCGCCATGGGCCTGGAAGTGGTGGGTTAA
- a CDS encoding alpha/beta hydrolase family protein, with product MKLGFRDGVLYDDQRPDWDASGPRPVSWSLWYPAADDARVSPIQERSWFRKAAIARDAPIRPASRPYPLVLLSHGTGGSAAGLEWLARRLVERGFVALGANHHGNTGIQPYRAEGFACLWERAPDLSLMLDRSRDWLGDLAGRIDTARAFAAGFSAGAYGVTLLLGAVAQFSQFEPSRVKPGRPRGPMEFPDLADHIPSLLRESDVFRQSWARMSRSYRDDRIKAALLCAPGRSIFGFSDESLKTVVAPALILVGDADRAAPAEECSAWLHARLARSALKIFGGGLGHYVFVPEGTGLGFAFAAELFTDPPDIERAAIHDEAADLSAALFQDGDIRAIA from the coding sequence ATGAAACTCGGCTTTCGCGACGGCGTTCTTTACGACGACCAGAGACCGGACTGGGACGCATCCGGCCCGAGGCCGGTCAGTTGGTCGCTGTGGTATCCGGCCGCCGATGACGCGCGAGTAAGCCCTATTCAGGAACGAAGCTGGTTTCGCAAGGCAGCAATCGCCCGCGACGCGCCGATTCGGCCGGCAAGCAGGCCTTATCCCCTCGTCCTGTTGTCGCACGGCACCGGCGGATCCGCGGCGGGGCTGGAATGGCTGGCGCGGCGCCTGGTCGAGCGCGGATTTGTGGCGCTCGGCGCCAACCATCACGGCAATACCGGCATCCAGCCCTACCGAGCAGAAGGATTTGCCTGTCTCTGGGAACGGGCGCCGGACCTAAGCCTGATGCTTGACCGCAGTCGCGACTGGCTCGGCGATCTCGCCGGCCGGATCGATACTGCCCGTGCGTTTGCGGCCGGATTTTCGGCCGGAGCCTATGGCGTCACGCTGCTTCTCGGCGCCGTCGCCCAGTTCTCGCAGTTCGAACCATCAAGGGTGAAGCCGGGTCGTCCGCGTGGCCCAATGGAATTTCCCGACCTTGCCGATCATATCCCCTCGCTGCTGCGTGAGAGCGATGTGTTTCGCCAGTCATGGGCCCGCATGTCGCGATCCTATCGAGACGACAGGATCAAGGCCGCGCTCCTCTGCGCGCCGGGTCGCTCCATTTTCGGTTTCAGCGATGAAAGTCTGAAAACCGTCGTGGCACCCGCTCTTATCCTGGTCGGCGATGCCGACAGGGCGGCACCGGCCGAAGAATGTTCTGCATGGCTGCATGCACGGCTGGCGCGCAGCGCGCTGAAGATCTTCGGCGGCGGCCTCGGGCATTATGTCTTCGTACCGGAGGGCACGGGATTGGGCTTTGCCTTTGCGGCCGAGCTTTTCACCGATCCCCCTGACATCGAGCGCGCAGCCATTCATGACGAGGCAGCCGATCTGTCGGCGGCGCTGTTTCAGGACGGCGACATCCGCGCCATCGCCTAA